One region of Vicinamibacterales bacterium genomic DNA includes:
- a CDS encoding DUF4143 domain-containing protein, with the protein MYFTSKPRRRPSWNTSRSSSLYLRDPGLFGRELALCPPAATVVVDEIQRLPTLLNEVHRFIEERQLRFVLPGSSARKLKRAGSNLLAGRALQRVLMPLLPQELAADEALVRNLPGFARFLPVAALFHGQVLNIAGLARDAGVARTTVVGYLEVLEDAYLAWPLPAYEARLRVKERRHPKLYWTDPGVVRTVRQEFHPPTIAEPGALLEGWVAMLLRAYGDPISGLGGRHDGLFYWSPAGGGTEVDFLVQRGGESVAIEVKAKTRLGTRDFAGLKAIAALPGLTRRLMVFLGERPFRTADGVDALPVPHFLEELEAGRV; encoded by the coding sequence GTGTACTTCACCTCGAAGCCCAGGCGCCGGCCGTCCTGGAACACGAGCAGGTCGAGTTCGCTCTACCTCCGCGACCCCGGCCTGTTCGGACGCGAGCTGGCCCTGTGTCCCCCCGCAGCCACGGTGGTCGTTGACGAGATTCAGCGTCTCCCGACGCTGCTGAATGAGGTCCACCGCTTCATCGAGGAGCGCCAGCTCCGATTCGTTCTGCCCGGCTCCAGCGCCCGGAAGTTGAAGCGTGCCGGTTCGAATCTCCTGGCCGGTCGAGCGCTGCAACGGGTGCTGATGCCGCTCCTTCCGCAGGAACTTGCCGCCGATGAGGCGCTTGTTCGAAACCTCCCGGGGTTCGCCCGCTTCCTGCCCGTCGCCGCCCTGTTCCACGGCCAAGTGCTGAATATCGCAGGCCTGGCGCGCGACGCCGGCGTGGCCAGAACCACCGTGGTCGGCTACCTCGAGGTGCTCGAAGACGCCTACCTGGCCTGGCCGCTGCCCGCCTACGAAGCACGTCTCCGCGTGAAGGAACGACGGCACCCGAAACTCTACTGGACCGATCCCGGTGTCGTTCGTACCGTCCGGCAGGAATTCCATCCCCCGACCATCGCCGAGCCAGGCGCATTGCTCGAAGGCTGGGTGGCCATGCTGCTGCGCGCCTACGGCGACCCGATATCGGGCCTCGGCGGTCGCCACGACGGCCTGTTCTACTGGTCGCCGGCTGGCGGCGGAACGGAGGTGGACTTCCTCGTTCAGAGAGGCGGCGAGTCTGTCGCCATCGAGGTCAAGGCCAAGACGCGCCTCGGCACCCGCGACTTCGCAGGACTGAAGGCTATCGCCGCCCTCCCAGGTCTCACGCGCCGCCTGATGGTGTTTCTTGGCGAGCGCCCCTTCCGAACGGCCGACGGCGTGGATGCCCTCCCCGTACCCCACTTCCTCGAAGAGCTCGAGGCCGGCAGAGTGTAG
- a CDS encoding UDP binding domain-containing protein → MPSYSVSPAGEKFPLPRPEDDAREFARVQALAAQARAEGKEIIVVMGVGFVGAVMAAIVADSVGADGKPGKFVIGCQRPSARSYWKIPLLARGESPVKAEDPEVDPMIHRTVIEKKTLVATHNADCLSLADCVVVDVQCDFSKRDLGTMKTGSAEMTALEQTMRTIGEKIPASCLVLIETTVAPGTTEFVAWPIMKRAFAARAIASEPLLAHSFERVMPGREYVRSIRDFWRVCSGCTPEAKERTVKFLGEILNTRDFPLTVMDRPIESETTKIVENSYRATILAFLNEWSLFAERNGVDLVKVINAIKMRPTHSNILFPGPGIGGYCLPKDGGLGYWAYKHILGFEDQDQLFRITPTAIDINDTRGLHVAELVRDALRNMGRYIAGANVLLCGASYREDVGDTRYSGSELVVRKLTEMGAEMHVHDPYVDHWYELENQSEYPAPGHSWSRFFRNQDALTEIRVQKDLPKALVGAEALVLAVRHKPYLDLEPEQVVAWAGAPLAVVDCFGILTDDRIRRYFELGCEVKALGRGHIQRIKEEVRGKRSRN, encoded by the coding sequence ATGCCCAGCTACTCAGTCAGCCCCGCCGGCGAGAAATTCCCGCTGCCCCGCCCCGAAGACGATGCCCGCGAGTTCGCCCGCGTTCAGGCCCTCGCCGCGCAGGCCCGCGCCGAGGGCAAGGAAATCATCGTCGTCATGGGCGTCGGCTTCGTCGGCGCCGTCATGGCCGCCATCGTCGCCGACTCGGTCGGCGCTGACGGGAAGCCCGGCAAGTTCGTGATCGGTTGCCAGCGCCCGAGCGCCCGCAGCTACTGGAAGATCCCGCTCCTCGCCCGCGGCGAGTCGCCGGTCAAGGCCGAAGACCCCGAAGTCGACCCGATGATCCATCGGACGGTCATCGAGAAGAAGACCCTCGTCGCCACGCACAACGCCGACTGCCTTTCGCTCGCCGACTGCGTGGTGGTGGACGTGCAGTGCGACTTCTCGAAGCGCGACCTCGGCACGATGAAGACCGGCAGCGCCGAGATGACGGCGCTCGAGCAGACGATGCGGACGATCGGCGAGAAGATCCCCGCGTCGTGCCTGGTGCTGATCGAAACGACCGTGGCGCCCGGCACCACCGAATTCGTCGCGTGGCCGATCATGAAGCGCGCATTCGCCGCGCGCGCCATCGCGTCCGAGCCGCTGCTGGCGCACAGCTTCGAGCGCGTCATGCCGGGCCGCGAGTACGTCCGGAGCATCCGCGACTTCTGGCGCGTGTGCTCGGGCTGCACGCCCGAAGCCAAAGAGCGCACGGTGAAGTTCCTCGGCGAGATCCTCAACACCCGCGACTTCCCGCTCACGGTGATGGACCGGCCGATCGAGTCGGAGACGACGAAGATCGTCGAGAACTCCTACCGCGCCACGATCCTCGCGTTCCTCAACGAGTGGAGCCTGTTCGCCGAGCGCAACGGCGTGGACCTGGTGAAGGTCATCAACGCGATCAAGATGCGGCCGACCCACAGCAACATCCTCTTTCCAGGACCTGGCATCGGCGGCTACTGCCTGCCGAAGGACGGCGGCCTCGGGTACTGGGCCTACAAGCACATCCTCGGCTTCGAGGACCAGGACCAGCTGTTCCGCATCACGCCGACGGCGATCGACATCAACGACACGCGCGGGTTGCACGTCGCCGAGCTGGTGCGCGACGCGCTCAGGAACATGGGGCGCTACATCGCGGGCGCCAACGTCCTGCTGTGCGGCGCGAGCTACCGCGAGGACGTGGGCGACACGCGCTACAGCGGGTCGGAACTGGTGGTGCGCAAGCTCACCGAGATGGGCGCCGAAATGCACGTGCACGACCCGTACGTGGACCACTGGTACGAGCTGGAGAACCAGTCGGAATACCCGGCGCCAGGCCACTCGTGGTCGCGGTTCTTCCGCAACCAGGACGCGCTGACCGAGATCCGCGTGCAGAAGGATCTGCCAAAGGCGCTGGTCGGCGCTGAGGCCCTGGTCCTGGCGGTCCGCCACAAGCCGTACCTGGATCTCGAGCCGGAACAGGTGGTCGCCTGGGCCGGCGCGCCGCTGGCGGTCGTGGACTGCTTCGGGATCCTGACGGACGACCGCATCCGCCGCTACTTCGAGCTGGGCTGCGAGGTGAAGGCCCTCGGCCGCGGCCACATCCAG